In Aliamphritea ceti, a single window of DNA contains:
- a CDS encoding bifunctional protein tyrosine phosphatase family protein/NAD(P)/FAD-dependent oxidoreductase: MDVRQLSPFISITPQINPTDIGLAASLGFQTIICNRPANESKDQPDHRLLAEACERLGLAWHYLPVEAGNITDADVTKFSSLLHEVQGPALAFCLSGTRSATLWALSQAPRLDINAIIKATAQAGYDLEPQRQRLIAAANQPDTQPINASRQHDILIVGGGAGGQAAAASLLKRQPDLDIAIVDPSSEHYYQPGWTLVGGGVFNRKDTVRHMSDVMHPSCHWYQAAVSHFEPDQQQLALEDGERIGYRILIVAPGLTLDWEAISGLRENLGSNGVTSNYQFDMAPYTWELIQNCKAGKALFTQPPMPIKCAGAPQKAMYLACDHWLRSGQLSNIDVEFCNAGPGLFGVADYVPALMEYVEKYAIQLQFQHTLTSIDGSAKTAKFNVNNADGEIQEVEKSFDMIHVCPPQKAPQFICNSPLADTSGWLDLDPETLQHNNYGDIFGLGDASNTPNAKTAAAVRKQAPVVAENVLMALKGKAPKAIYAGYGSCPLTVEKGKIVLAEFGYGGKLQPSFPTWLVQGTRPSRLSWFLKEKMLPWIYWNAMLKGKEWLAQPEILSHRPARHEAADALEK; the protein is encoded by the coding sequence ATGGATGTGCGTCAACTTAGCCCTTTCATCAGTATCACACCGCAAATAAACCCTACCGATATAGGTCTGGCGGCTTCGCTGGGGTTTCAGACAATCATCTGTAACCGGCCAGCCAATGAATCCAAAGATCAGCCGGACCACCGTTTACTGGCGGAAGCCTGTGAGCGACTGGGTCTCGCCTGGCATTACCTTCCTGTCGAAGCAGGTAATATTACCGATGCAGACGTAACCAAATTCAGCTCTCTGCTTCATGAAGTGCAAGGCCCTGCACTGGCGTTTTGCCTTAGCGGTACCCGAAGCGCAACTCTTTGGGCACTGTCACAGGCCCCCAGATTAGATATTAACGCCATTATCAAGGCCACAGCTCAGGCCGGTTACGACCTGGAGCCCCAGCGTCAACGCCTCATAGCAGCCGCGAATCAGCCAGATACGCAACCAATAAATGCCAGTCGCCAGCACGATATTCTGATTGTCGGTGGCGGTGCCGGAGGTCAGGCAGCTGCAGCAAGCCTGCTAAAACGCCAGCCCGACCTGGACATTGCCATCGTCGACCCCAGTTCCGAACATTACTATCAGCCTGGCTGGACACTGGTAGGCGGCGGTGTATTTAACCGCAAAGACACAGTACGTCACATGTCAGACGTGATGCATCCAAGCTGCCATTGGTATCAGGCAGCTGTCAGTCATTTCGAACCTGACCAGCAACAACTGGCACTGGAAGATGGCGAGCGGATAGGCTATCGCATATTGATAGTAGCTCCGGGCCTGACACTGGACTGGGAAGCAATTTCCGGACTGCGAGAAAATCTTGGTAGCAATGGCGTGACCTCTAACTATCAGTTTGATATGGCACCTTATACCTGGGAGCTGATACAAAACTGCAAAGCAGGTAAAGCGCTGTTTACTCAGCCACCTATGCCAATCAAATGTGCCGGAGCACCGCAAAAAGCTATGTATCTCGCCTGTGATCACTGGCTACGCAGTGGCCAGTTAAGCAATATTGACGTCGAATTCTGTAACGCCGGACCGGGGTTATTTGGTGTCGCTGACTATGTACCGGCCCTGATGGAATACGTAGAAAAATATGCCATTCAATTGCAGTTTCAGCACACGCTGACCAGCATTGACGGCTCAGCTAAAACGGCAAAATTTAATGTCAATAATGCTGATGGCGAGATACAGGAGGTCGAAAAATCTTTCGATATGATTCACGTCTGCCCACCACAAAAAGCACCACAGTTTATCTGCAATAGTCCTTTGGCAGACACCAGCGGCTGGCTCGACCTCGATCCTGAAACCTTACAACACAATAATTATGGCGATATCTTTGGTCTGGGTGATGCCAGTAACACACCGAATGCAAAAACCGCCGCAGCCGTTCGTAAACAGGCACCGGTAGTCGCAGAAAATGTCCTGATGGCACTCAAAGGTAAAGCACCCAAAGCTATCTATGCCGGTTATGGCTCATGCCCGCTAACAGTTGAAAAAGGTAAGATAGTGCTGGCCGAATTTGGCTATGGAGGGAAACTACAGCCGTCTTTCCCAACCTGGTTGGTACAAGGTACCCGACCATCCCGCTTATCCTGGTTTCTGAAAGAAAAAATGCTGCCCTGGATATACTGGAACGCCATGCTCAAAGGTAAGGAATGGCTGGCACAGCCAGAAATTCTCAGTCATCGCCCAGCCAGACATGAAGCTGCTGACGCTCTGGAAAAATAA
- a CDS encoding FKBP-type peptidyl-prolyl cis-trans isomerase: MKKTLVAVAVASAFLVGCGEEKNAPAPVEKPYTLDSETKKLSYGLGMVLGERLKADFETMDYDALRRGVEAAYAEEEGLLSREEVEKVLMEAQQKKVELAQQEAAAAADKNKQAGMDFMAENAKKPNVTTTESGLQIEHLNEGVGESPTAEDSVMVHYKGTLIDGTEFDSSYSRGEPVSFPLNGVIPGWTEGLQLMKSGGKARLVIPADLAYGPAGAGGTIGPNATLVFEVELLEINPEG, from the coding sequence ATGAAAAAGACGCTGGTTGCTGTTGCTGTTGCAAGTGCGTTCCTGGTGGGTTGTGGTGAAGAAAAGAACGCCCCTGCACCGGTGGAAAAGCCTTACACTCTGGATAGTGAAACGAAGAAGTTAAGCTACGGCCTGGGTATGGTTTTGGGTGAGCGTTTAAAGGCTGACTTTGAAACAATGGATTATGATGCGTTGCGTCGTGGTGTTGAAGCAGCGTATGCGGAAGAAGAAGGCCTGCTGAGCCGGGAAGAAGTTGAAAAAGTACTGATGGAAGCTCAGCAGAAGAAAGTTGAGCTGGCACAGCAGGAAGCCGCTGCAGCAGCGGACAAGAACAAGCAGGCTGGTATGGATTTCATGGCTGAAAATGCCAAGAAGCCAAACGTGACGACTACTGAGTCTGGCTTGCAGATTGAGCACCTGAACGAAGGTGTTGGCGAAAGCCCTACCGCTGAAGACTCTGTGATGGTGCACTATAAAGGTACGCTGATTGACGGCACTGAGTTTGATAGCTCTTACAGCCGTGGCGAACCGGTTTCTTTCCCGCTGAACGGTGTTATCCCTGGCTGGACTGAAGGTTTACAGCTGATGAAGAGTGGCGGTAAAGCCCGTTTGGTTATCCCGGCAGATTTGGCTTATGGCCCTGCAGGTGCGGGCGGTACTATCGGACCTAACGCGACTCTGGTCTTTGAAGTTGAATTACTGGAGATTAACCCAGAAGGTTAA
- a CDS encoding TIGR02444 family protein: MSDRQSAENSLWQFAVSFYSRPQVAQLCLQLQSEQGLAVNRVLFCLWLAQQKQGVVAELFNDKALQHWHYERLLPLRALRYSVREEYQQDSRLEAVYAQLKQAELACEKAELQMLYDLATANDLCPALSLPGDDLARANLEVYLETVQGHWSEWLQRLLDLSTETED; encoded by the coding sequence ATGTCGGATAGACAGTCAGCAGAGAATAGCTTGTGGCAGTTTGCAGTGAGTTTTTATTCCCGACCGCAGGTGGCGCAGCTTTGTCTGCAGTTACAGTCTGAACAGGGGCTGGCCGTCAACCGGGTATTATTTTGTCTGTGGCTGGCGCAGCAGAAGCAAGGTGTAGTAGCTGAGCTGTTTAATGATAAGGCGTTACAGCACTGGCATTACGAACGCCTGTTACCGTTACGTGCTTTACGTTACAGCGTGCGTGAAGAGTATCAGCAGGATAGCCGTTTAGAGGCTGTATATGCACAGTTGAAGCAAGCTGAATTAGCTTGCGAAAAAGCTGAACTACAGATGCTTTATGATTTGGCGACGGCGAACGATCTTTGCCCTGCGTTATCTCTGCCGGGTGATGACCTGGCCAGAGCAAACCTGGAAGTGTATCTGGAGACAGTTCAGGGGCACTGGTCTGAGTGGCTGCAAAGGTTATTGGATTTATCCACTGAAACTGAGGATTAG
- a CDS encoding ATP-binding cassette domain-containing protein: protein MIQLNQLSLQRGPQRLLDQAQLTIHASQKVGIIGANGVGKSSLFKLILGELQADEGDLQLPTNLIIAHMAQEVSDSDRSALEYVLDGDRRLRQVQQQLEEAENSGNHHRSGELHAEMAAIDGYTAESRAHQLLNGLSFKPGDATRPVSTFSGGWRIRLNLAQALMCHSDILLLDEPTNHLDLDATIWLEQWLRSYPGTLLLISHDRDFLDAVTTHIVHMHRQKTDIYKGGYSDFEIMRAERLSQQQAQFEKQQQRIAEIENFVRRFKAKATKAKQAQSRVKELERMEKISAAHVDSPFTFGFPASDKISFPLLALDKADLGYDKAILKQVSLSLVPGARIGLLGPNGAGKSTLIKSLTEDLTLLSGERKSGEHLKIGYFAQHQLEALDLEASPSLHIKRIAPKATDQEIRNFLGSFDFHGDRALEPVKQFSGGEKARVALALIAWQKPNLLLLDEPTNHLDLEVRHALTLALQGFEGALILVSHDRHLLRNCVDEFLLVADQQVAQFKGDMDDYQQWLANQRREDNQTEQPERENRSASAAERKEQKRLAAERRSKLRPLKKATEKLEAEMETLAEKLTEVEEKLSDTSIYEDARKAELKDVLQQQASLQQRSEVVETEWMEKLEELEELEQLTAAD from the coding sequence ATGATTCAGTTAAACCAACTCAGCCTGCAACGCGGCCCGCAACGTCTGCTCGACCAGGCCCAGTTGACCATTCACGCCTCCCAGAAAGTCGGAATCATCGGCGCCAACGGAGTGGGTAAGTCATCACTGTTCAAACTGATTCTTGGCGAACTGCAAGCCGATGAGGGTGATCTTCAGCTGCCTACTAATCTGATCATTGCGCACATGGCTCAGGAAGTATCGGACTCTGACCGCAGTGCGCTGGAGTATGTCCTCGACGGTGATCGTCGCTTACGCCAGGTTCAACAGCAACTGGAAGAAGCTGAAAACAGTGGTAACCATCATCGCAGTGGCGAACTGCACGCTGAAATGGCCGCAATTGACGGTTATACCGCTGAGTCCCGTGCTCATCAGTTACTTAATGGCCTGAGCTTTAAACCCGGCGACGCCACTCGCCCCGTCAGTACTTTCTCAGGGGGCTGGCGTATCCGCCTGAATCTGGCTCAGGCACTGATGTGTCATTCAGATATTCTGTTGCTCGATGAGCCGACCAACCACCTGGATCTGGATGCCACTATCTGGCTGGAACAGTGGTTGCGAAGCTATCCGGGAACCTTACTGCTGATCTCCCACGACCGTGATTTCCTTGATGCCGTCACTACGCATATCGTGCATATGCACCGTCAAAAAACAGATATATATAAAGGCGGTTATTCAGACTTTGAAATCATGCGTGCTGAGCGTCTGTCACAACAACAGGCGCAGTTTGAGAAACAACAGCAACGTATTGCAGAAATAGAAAACTTCGTACGCCGTTTTAAAGCCAAAGCGACCAAAGCTAAACAGGCACAGAGTCGGGTCAAAGAACTGGAGCGAATGGAAAAAATATCTGCCGCACACGTCGACAGCCCGTTCACATTTGGTTTTCCAGCCAGCGATAAGATTTCGTTCCCGCTGTTAGCACTGGACAAAGCCGATCTTGGTTATGACAAAGCTATTCTCAAACAGGTTTCACTGAGTCTGGTACCTGGCGCACGAATCGGTCTGCTGGGGCCAAACGGCGCCGGTAAATCGACGCTGATAAAGTCCCTGACTGAAGACCTGACACTGCTCAGTGGTGAACGCAAAAGCGGTGAGCATCTGAAGATTGGTTACTTTGCACAGCATCAGCTCGAAGCACTGGATCTGGAAGCCTCTCCAAGCCTGCATATCAAACGTATTGCACCGAAAGCCACGGACCAGGAAATACGTAATTTTCTTGGCAGCTTTGATTTTCACGGCGACCGGGCTCTGGAACCTGTTAAACAATTTTCCGGCGGTGAAAAAGCCCGGGTTGCGCTGGCACTGATTGCCTGGCAAAAACCTAACTTATTACTATTAGACGAACCCACCAACCACCTGGATCTGGAAGTACGCCACGCGTTAACGCTCGCCTTGCAGGGCTTTGAAGGCGCACTGATTCTGGTCTCTCACGACCGTCACTTATTGCGTAATTGTGTCGATGAATTCCTGCTGGTCGCCGATCAACAGGTCGCGCAGTTCAAAGGTGACATGGACGACTACCAGCAATGGCTCGCCAACCAGCGACGTGAAGATAACCAGACAGAACAACCTGAGCGGGAAAACCGTTCGGCCAGTGCTGCTGAGCGCAAAGAACAAAAACGTCTTGCCGCCGAGCGCCGCAGTAAGTTGCGACCACTGAAGAAAGCCACTGAAAAGCTCGAAGCAGAAATGGAAACACTGGCTGAAAAGCTGACTGAAGTCGAAGAAAAACTGTCGGACACATCTATTTATGAAGACGCCCGTAAAGCTGAACTGAAAGATGTGTTACAGCAGCAGGCCAGTCTGCAGCAACGTAGCGAAGTGGTTGAAACAGAATGGATGGAAAAACTCGAAGAGCTTGAAGAGCTCGAGCAGCTGACTGCCGCAGATTAA
- a CDS encoding LysE family translocator: MDVSQVITFTLVAALLVMSPGPNGALIFKSVTTSGRAAGFANVAGFVAAFYLHGALSILGISVLLVQSAQLFFIVKILGAAYLCWIGINALRAAWKGSAVTQSAQTVKAVKRQSSRHAFLEGFLTNALNPKVSMFYLAAFPQFIPMGEGASAAFLLVFVHSVINLLWFSGMVILLSRFMGFTRAGVFQRVLKAVTGVVFVTFGIKLASFEA, from the coding sequence ATGGATGTTTCACAGGTTATAACCTTTACGTTGGTTGCCGCCTTACTGGTGATGTCACCGGGGCCGAATGGTGCCCTGATTTTTAAATCAGTGACGACCTCAGGCAGAGCGGCAGGTTTTGCCAATGTAGCGGGGTTCGTGGCTGCATTTTATCTGCACGGTGCTTTGTCCATACTGGGTATCTCGGTGCTTCTGGTGCAATCGGCGCAGTTGTTTTTTATCGTTAAAATACTCGGAGCAGCGTATCTCTGCTGGATAGGTATTAATGCTTTGCGTGCGGCCTGGAAGGGTAGTGCTGTTACGCAGTCTGCTCAGACAGTTAAAGCGGTTAAGCGTCAAAGTAGCAGGCATGCGTTTCTGGAGGGCTTTTTGACTAACGCATTGAACCCTAAGGTTTCGATGTTTTATTTAGCGGCATTTCCGCAGTTTATTCCTATGGGTGAAGGCGCTTCAGCTGCGTTCTTGCTGGTGTTTGTCCACTCGGTGATTAACCTGTTGTGGTTCTCTGGCATGGTGATTTTGCTGTCCCGCTTTATGGGCTTCACCAGAGCGGGTGTATTTCAGCGGGTGCTGAAGGCAGTAACGGGAGTGGTATTCGTGACATTTGGTATAAAGCTGGCGTCTTTTGAAGCCTGA
- a CDS encoding HDOD domain-containing protein has product MATHNMQSMQAAQTEPKYRILMVHDTNTKALVLVPSDQLLDLVSIWNHSELRLQPLRSREAIKFFGQAALNTEKGLQKLMGLKVYMDSGLNDLDLIEAVEPYTGRVFEIRRSWIQKPVVLKALALTTTTISNAQPGGNDAKVITQAVERFTSLRVKQRLEDTLGMPALPLSMKKLIALRSDPIAGIDDLVPLVRVDPSLAAQVMSWAASPYYAAPTDVQSVDDAVVRVLGFDLVLNLALGVAMGQTLAVPDDTPREGVPFWQQAVYTAALCELLCKKVPVAVRPKLGMVYLAGLLHNFGYLVLAHVFPSYFSLLSRYIEANPHMSSEYIEQQVLNVTREQIGSWLLDSWSLPATVCEAVRHQQDPDYQGEAQQEVGLLYIASRLLRAKGLGDGPEEEIPGALFKRLQISREDADEAVEKILENRTELEALVNSIAPAKAS; this is encoded by the coding sequence TTGGCGACTCACAATATGCAATCAATGCAAGCTGCTCAGACTGAGCCTAAATATCGCATCCTGATGGTGCATGATACCAATACCAAAGCGCTGGTATTGGTGCCGTCTGACCAGCTGCTGGACTTAGTAAGTATCTGGAATCACTCAGAGTTGCGTTTACAGCCTCTGCGTAGCCGTGAAGCGATTAAGTTTTTCGGTCAGGCTGCTCTGAATACTGAAAAAGGCTTACAAAAATTAATGGGCCTGAAGGTCTATATGGATTCTGGTCTCAATGATCTGGATTTGATTGAGGCGGTTGAGCCATATACCGGGCGGGTATTTGAAATTCGCCGCAGCTGGATTCAGAAACCAGTGGTTCTGAAAGCGCTGGCATTAACCACGACGACTATCAGTAATGCTCAGCCGGGCGGTAATGATGCCAAAGTTATTACTCAGGCGGTTGAGCGTTTCACCAGCCTGCGTGTAAAGCAGCGTCTTGAAGACACGCTGGGCATGCCTGCACTGCCGTTATCTATGAAGAAGCTGATTGCCCTGCGTTCGGATCCGATCGCCGGTATCGACGATCTGGTGCCGCTGGTGCGGGTGGATCCAAGTTTGGCTGCTCAGGTAATGAGTTGGGCTGCATCGCCATATTACGCTGCGCCAACGGATGTGCAGTCTGTTGATGACGCAGTGGTTCGGGTACTGGGTTTTGATCTGGTACTTAATCTGGCCTTAGGTGTTGCAATGGGGCAGACCCTGGCGGTGCCGGATGATACGCCGCGTGAAGGTGTTCCTTTCTGGCAGCAGGCCGTTTATACGGCAGCATTGTGTGAGCTGTTATGTAAGAAGGTGCCGGTAGCGGTAAGGCCTAAGCTAGGTATGGTTTACCTGGCCGGGTTGCTGCATAACTTCGGTTATCTGGTGTTGGCACATGTGTTTCCGTCGTATTTTTCTCTGTTGTCCCGTTATATCGAAGCAAACCCGCATATGTCGTCTGAATATATCGAGCAACAGGTATTGAATGTTACCCGAGAACAAATCGGCTCATGGCTGCTGGATAGCTGGTCTCTGCCTGCGACGGTATGTGAAGCGGTTCGCCATCAGCAGGATCCTGATTATCAGGGAGAAGCTCAGCAGGAAGTAGGTTTGCTTTATATTGCATCCCGCCTGTTGCGTGCCAAGGGGTTGGGCGATGGCCCTGAAGAAGAGATTCCGGGTGCGTTGTTCAAGCGTCTACAGATCAGCCGTGAAGACGCGGATGAAGCAGTGGAAAAAATCCTTGAGAATCGCACTGAGCTGGAAGCGCTGGTGAACTCAATCGCGCCGGCAAAAGCCAGTTAA
- a CDS encoding RelA/SpoT family protein, producing MPTIDALSDRLSGYLDLQQIKAVRRAYFYAEQAHDGQRRKSGEPYVTHPLSVASILAGMHMDHQSLMAAMLHDVIEDTEVNRDGLAGQFGDQVTDIVDGVSKLTHLEFETRAEAQAENFQKMVMAMAVDIRVILVKLADRLHNMRTLGAMPPEKQRRIARETLDIYAPVAARLGMRDMQLELEDLAFQSYHPMRSKYIRRAVVQARGQRKDIITSIEESIRSRLTQEGFSGGVSGREKHLYSIYSKMKSKGKSFEEIMDVFAFRIVTDSVDDCYRVLGVVHSLYKPVAGRFKDYIAIPKANGYQSLHTDLFGARNITIEVQIRTKEMDAVASQGIAEHSHYKIYGDSSSAVDGYNRARKWVQSLLEMQKRAGDSMEFIETVKTDLFSDEVYVFSPKGRIYELPQGATAVDFAYAVHTDVGNSCISCRINRRLAPLSQTLESGQTVEIITTASARPNIAWMNFVVTGKARSAIRHFVKQQQRDESVELGRRLLNQFMSNFGTSVDEVDPGRLQTLLEEVQLNSLDDLLVDIGLGNRMAYVVARRLRPSSDEETSKDLGPVTSDKPFAIKGTEGMVLHYARCCGPIPGDKITGHISSGRGLVIHRSDCRNIAFMKDDAEKCVYLEWSASIDEEFTVNLDLQVEPARGLIASLATTAAGAGSNVFKIDISETDSPLSTVHMDITVTSRIHLARVMRKLKSLPAVYKLTRV from the coding sequence ATGCCAACCATTGATGCGCTTTCTGACCGATTATCCGGTTATCTTGATCTGCAACAGATCAAGGCCGTTCGGCGGGCGTATTTTTACGCAGAACAGGCCCATGACGGCCAGCGGCGTAAAAGTGGTGAGCCTTATGTGACGCATCCTTTATCAGTGGCGTCTATCCTGGCAGGCATGCATATGGATCATCAGAGTCTGATGGCGGCGATGCTGCATGATGTTATTGAAGATACAGAAGTAAACCGTGATGGCCTGGCTGGCCAGTTCGGTGATCAGGTGACTGATATAGTGGACGGTGTCAGTAAGCTGACCCATCTGGAGTTCGAAACCCGTGCGGAAGCGCAGGCAGAAAACTTCCAGAAAATGGTGATGGCTATGGCCGTCGATATCCGGGTAATTCTGGTTAAGCTTGCCGACCGTTTACACAACATGCGCACCCTGGGCGCAATGCCGCCAGAAAAGCAGCGCCGTATTGCCCGTGAAACCCTGGATATTTATGCACCGGTTGCGGCGCGTCTTGGGATGCGTGATATGCAATTGGAGCTGGAGGATCTGGCGTTTCAGTCGTATCACCCGATGCGCTCTAAGTATATCCGTCGTGCTGTGGTACAGGCCCGGGGTCAGCGTAAAGATATTATTACCAGCATTGAAGAATCGATCCGTAGCCGCCTGACGCAGGAAGGTTTTAGCGGTGGGGTTTCCGGTCGGGAAAAGCATCTTTACAGTATTTACAGCAAGATGAAGAGCAAAGGTAAGTCCTTCGAAGAAATCATGGACGTATTTGCCTTCCGAATTGTTACGGATAGCGTGGACGATTGTTACCGGGTGTTGGGTGTTGTTCACAGCCTTTATAAGCCGGTTGCCGGACGCTTTAAAGATTACATCGCCATTCCTAAAGCAAACGGCTATCAGTCATTACACACAGATTTATTCGGCGCCCGTAATATCACCATTGAAGTACAGATACGTACTAAGGAGATGGATGCGGTTGCCAGTCAGGGCATTGCGGAACACAGCCATTATAAGATTTATGGTGACTCCAGCAGTGCTGTTGATGGTTACAACCGTGCCCGAAAATGGGTTCAGAGTCTGCTGGAAATGCAAAAGCGTGCCGGTGACTCAATGGAGTTCATCGAAACGGTTAAAACTGATCTGTTCTCCGATGAAGTATATGTATTCTCGCCAAAAGGCCGGATTTACGAATTACCTCAGGGGGCTACAGCTGTCGATTTTGCCTACGCGGTGCATACTGACGTGGGTAATTCCTGTATTTCGTGTCGGATTAATCGCCGTCTGGCGCCGTTGTCTCAGACACTGGAAAGTGGCCAGACAGTCGAAATTATTACCACTGCCAGCGCCCGTCCAAATATTGCCTGGATGAACTTTGTTGTCACCGGTAAGGCCCGTTCAGCCATACGTCATTTTGTTAAACAGCAGCAGCGTGATGAATCGGTAGAACTGGGTCGCCGTTTGCTTAATCAATTTATGAGTAACTTTGGTACGTCGGTGGATGAAGTTGATCCGGGGCGTTTGCAGACCTTACTGGAAGAAGTGCAGCTCAACAGTCTGGATGATCTGCTGGTGGATATTGGTCTGGGTAACCGCATGGCCTATGTGGTGGCTCGCCGTCTGCGGCCGAGTTCGGATGAAGAAACCAGTAAGGATCTTGGCCCGGTTACCAGTGATAAGCCGTTCGCGATTAAAGGTACAGAAGGCATGGTGCTCCACTATGCCCGTTGCTGTGGCCCTATCCCGGGAGACAAAATTACCGGTCATATCTCTTCTGGCAGAGGCCTGGTGATACACCGTTCCGACTGCCGCAATATTGCCTTTATGAAAGATGACGCTGAGAAGTGTGTGTATCTGGAATGGTCGGCGAGCATTGATGAAGAGTTTACCGTTAATCTGGACCTGCAGGTCGAGCCGGCGCGGGGTCTGATTGCTTCGCTGGCCACTACTGCAGCGGGTGCGGGTTCGAACGTATTTAAGATCGATATATCAGAGACTGATTCACCACTGAGTACAGTACATATGGATATTACTGTGACCAGCCGGATTCATTTAGCCCGGGTGATGCGTAAACTCAAGTCTTTACCGGCGGTGTATAAACTGACCCGGGTCTGA
- the rpoZ gene encoding DNA-directed RNA polymerase subunit omega gives MARVTVEDCLEHVDNRFELVMLASKRARQLATGGKDPKVEWENDKPTVVALREIAEEHVSNATIDIAEEV, from the coding sequence ATGGCTCGCGTAACCGTTGAAGATTGTCTGGAACATGTAGACAACCGTTTTGAATTAGTCATGCTTGCTTCCAAGCGTGCTCGTCAACTAGCTACCGGTGGTAAAGATCCAAAGGTAGAGTGGGAAAACGATAAGCCAACTGTTGTTGCTCTGCGTGAAATCGCTGAAGAACACGTTAGCAATGCAACAATTGATATCGCGGAAGAAGTATAA
- the gmk gene encoding guanylate kinase, which yields MNKLGTLYIVSAPSGAGKTSLVKALLEQDQQICVSVSHTTRDMRPGEVDGKDYNFVEMAEFDAMIGRGEFLEFADVFTNKYGTSQVWVEQQLQQGLDVILEIDWQGAQQVRRLMPESVSVFILPPSTEALRERLTGRGQDAKEVIDHRMSEAVSEMSHYGAFDYLIINDDFQLALAELQSVFAGQRLTLNRQQRKHQALLTGLLSA from the coding sequence ATGAACAAGCTAGGCACTCTCTATATCGTTTCTGCGCCGTCCGGCGCTGGTAAAACCAGTCTGGTAAAGGCGTTACTGGAGCAGGATCAGCAGATCTGCGTATCGGTTTCCCATACCACCCGTGATATGCGTCCGGGAGAAGTAGACGGCAAAGATTATAACTTTGTTGAAATGGCTGAGTTTGATGCAATGATCGGTCGGGGAGAGTTTCTTGAGTTTGCTGACGTGTTTACCAATAAATATGGTACTTCACAGGTATGGGTCGAACAGCAACTGCAGCAGGGCCTGGATGTAATTCTGGAAATCGACTGGCAGGGTGCACAACAGGTGCGTCGTCTGATGCCAGAAAGCGTTTCAGTATTCATTCTGCCACCGTCCACTGAAGCATTGCGTGAGCGACTCACAGGCCGTGGACAGGATGCTAAAGAAGTGATTGATCACCGTATGTCTGAGGCCGTCAGTGAAATGAGCCACTACGGAGCCTTTGATTACCTGATTATCAATGATGATTTTCAGTTGGCTCTGGCTGAATTGCAGTCCGTTTTTGCCGGTCAGCGACTGACGCTGAACCGTCAGCAGAGAAAGCACCAGGCTTTACTGACCGGGCTCTTGTCAGCTTAA
- a CDS encoding RNA polymerase sigma factor: MIDQAQLNRLHRYAVSLCRNADDAFDLVQTALAGFLEPPIKQVTDPIPYLFTSIRNRYIDTYRRDQRVQNTSLQDEHREAADYDLQVLETVMVNERQVNYLMTMLDDQEREMLFLWAVEGYTTQEVANLMALPKGTVLSKIHRLRQRLHQSKARENNCGVSL, encoded by the coding sequence ATGATTGATCAGGCGCAGCTGAATCGTTTGCACCGGTATGCAGTATCTTTGTGTCGCAATGCGGATGATGCCTTCGACCTGGTACAGACAGCTTTAGCTGGCTTTCTGGAACCGCCGATAAAGCAGGTTACAGATCCAATTCCATATTTATTCACCAGCATTCGTAATCGTTATATCGATACTTATCGGCGAGATCAGAGGGTTCAGAATACGTCTTTGCAGGATGAGCACCGTGAAGCGGCTGATTATGACTTGCAGGTACTGGAAACGGTGATGGTTAATGAGCGTCAGGTGAATTACCTAATGACGATGCTGGATGATCAGGAACGCGAAATGTTGTTCCTCTGGGCTGTTGAAGGTTATACCACTCAGGAAGTTGCAAATTTAATGGCGTTACCTAAAGGCACAGTATTATCCAAAATTCACCGTTTACGTCAGCGATTACATCAGAGTAAGGCCCGGGAGAACAACTGCGGGGTAAGCTTATGA